The following are from one region of the Spodoptera frugiperda isolate SF20-4 chromosome 20, AGI-APGP_CSIRO_Sfru_2.0, whole genome shotgun sequence genome:
- the LOC118281700 gene encoding uncharacterized protein LOC118281700 isoform X2, producing MGSRKENLKKSLGISEYPWSSDDEDTPSQPLQVLRRQADEPRPSVADMPGTSSGNDDAWWTDPTGSQPHQTSVSQQASHSPGTARKQQAKLDHALFWSIINNTPRPSNVGTSRPRLPCDMPVTYVSRPSVPSRSDLRESRRAERTTSAADIQRILAFKKLTRSLQDYTAYKTGLHPTTSRRLGSGGPSRSPLFTPSMPTEPSRSRTHCCIRPQVGRIYRTVSSTSEAVSGGDPQPSQSRYRTLPARSSVPSDLDTSPTAPEQDHFVNVDQSDEEVEAVQDAPAAPEQPDENENNADEENVQAPAHDTGGAITLEEEIVEVDAPDEPEVVPATDIEPDAAETHANDDNNAVATNSDENTEAAQSQSSFQGVKRKRDASDENGEPFSVQEFNQSLLRLLECPVCLEWMEPPMSQCRRGHLVCSRCRARLASCPVCRTAFSSVRNRAMEGVADMLRYPCRHGCGREVRLRRRAPHEASCGARRYHCPAPPCARHPPLAHHDLAHHFQCKHLPILKIGAKHKFSMKVNSEQHDTWLIMALDQFFHLRVDVDIRTWGVIVYVSYIGPKRKAKHYIYEVSVVGQHNSRSVTYKRATHSDLESSSLNVSRQDCFHLTLDQALNFLRFKNRHCEPDKFLDFDVEIRPAPAANSQELREDSDS from the exons ATGATGAAGATACTCCATCACAACCTCTGCAGGTGTTACGTAGACAAGCAGATGAGCCTCGACCTAGTGTGGCTGATATGCCCGGAACTAGCAGTGGAAATG ATGATGCATGGTGGACAGACCCAACCGGGAGTCAGCCCCACCAAACATCTG TTTCACAACAAGCATCGCATTCACCTGGAACAGCCCGGAAGCAACAAGCTAAACTAGACCATGCGTTGTTCTGGTCTATCATCAATAACACACCAAGACCTTCAAATGTTGGAACCAGCCG TCCTAGGTTACCGTGTGACATGCCTGTGACGTACGTGTCGCGGCCGTCAGTCCCCTCCCGCTCCGACTTGCGGGAGTCGCGGCGAGCCGAGCGTACGACGTCCGCCGCGGACATACAGCGCATACTGGCCTTCAAGAAGCTCACCCGCAGTCTACAGGACTACACAGCCTACAAAACAGGTCTACATCCAACAACCTCACGGC gtTTGGGTAGCGGAGGGCCATCCCGCAGTCCGTTGTTCACTCCGTCGATGCCGACAGAGCCCTCCAGGTCCAGAACTCACTGCTGCATTCGTCCACAAGTTGGACGGATTTACAGGACTG tGAGCAGTACTTCTGAAGCAGTGAGTGGAGGTGATCCTCAGCCATCCCAAAGCCGTTACCGCACGCTGCCAGCTCGCTCCAGCGTCCCGTCAGACCTAGACACTAGTCCGACCGCGCCTGAACAAGACCACTTCGTCAATGTTGATCAATCTGATGAAG agGTAGAAGCTGTCCAAGACGCACCAGCAGCTCCAGAACAACCTGATGAGAATGAGAATAATGCTGATGAAGAAAATGTCCAAG CTCCAGCGCACGACACTGGCGGCGCTATAACCCTGGAAGAGGAGATCGTCGAGGTGGATGCTCCGGACGAGCCCGAGGTGGTGCCCGCCACGGACATCGAACCTGACGCCGCGGAGACACATGCTAACGACGACAACAACGCT GTGGCCACAAACTCTGATGAGAACACTGAGGCTGCACAATCACAGTCCTCATTCCAAGGAGTCAAGAGGAAGAGGGATG cAAGTGATGAGAATGGAGAGCCCTTCTCTGTACAAGAGTTCAATCAA AGCCTGCTGCGTCTGCTGGAGTGCCCGGTGTGCCTGGAGTGGATGGAGCCCCCGATGTCGCAGTGCCGGCGGGGCCACTTAGTGTGTAGTAGGTGCCGCGCGCGCCTGGCGTCGTGCCCGGTGTGCCGCACGGCGTTCTCGTCCGTGCGCAACCGCGCCATGGAGGGCGTGGCCGACATGCTGCGCTACCCGTGCCGCCACGGCTGCGGCCGCGAGGTGCGCctgcgccgccgcgcgccgcacgAGGCCTCCTGCGGCGCGCGCCGCTACCACTGCCCCGCGCCGCCCTGCGCACGCCATCCCCCGCTGGCGCACCACGACCTCGCGCACCACTTCCAG TGTAAGCACTTGCCCATTTTGAAGATAGGAGCGAAGCACAAGTTCTCAATGAAGGTAAACTCGGAGCAGCACGACACATGGCTGATCATGGCGCTGGACCAGTTCTTCCACCTGCGCGTCGATGTTGATATCCGTACGTGGGGAGTCATCGTGTACGTCTCGTACATCGGGCCCAAGCGCAAGGctaaacattacatttatgag GTGTCCGTAGTGGGGCAGCACAACTCGCGAAGCGTGACGTACAAACGAGCCACACACAGCGACCTCGAGAGCTCGTCCCTAAACGTGAGCCGCCAGGACTGCTTCCACTTGACACTTGACCAGGCACTCAACTTCCTTCGCTTCAAGAATAGACACTGCGAGCCTGACAAGTTTTTAGATTTCGATGTCGAAATCAGACCAGCCCCAGCTGCCAACTCTCAGGAATTAAGAGAAGATTCTGATTCATAA
- the LOC118281700 gene encoding uncharacterized protein LOC118281700 isoform X3: MGSRKENLKKSLGISEYPWSSDDEDTPSQPLQVLRRQADEPRPSVADMPGTSSGNVSQQASHSPGTARKQQAKLDHALFWSIINNTPRPSNVGTSRPRLPCDMPVTYVSRPSVPSRSDLRESRRAERTTSAADIQRILAFKKLTRSLQDYTAYKTGLHPTTSRRLGSGGPSRSPLFTPSMPTEPSRSRTHCCIRPQVGRIYRTVSSTSEAVSGGDPQPSQSRYRTLPARSSVPSDLDTSPTAPEQDHFVNVDQSDEEVEAVQDAPAAPEQPDENENNADEENVQAPAHDTGGAITLEEEIVEVDAPDEPEVVPATDIEPDAAETHANDDNNALFASQVATNSDENTEAAQSQSSFQGVKRKRDASDENGEPFSVQEFNQSLLRLLECPVCLEWMEPPMSQCRRGHLVCSRCRARLASCPVCRTAFSSVRNRAMEGVADMLRYPCRHGCGREVRLRRRAPHEASCGARRYHCPAPPCARHPPLAHHDLAHHFQCKHLPILKIGAKHKFSMKVNSEQHDTWLIMALDQFFHLRVDVDIRTWGVIVYVSYIGPKRKAKHYIYEVSVVGQHNSRSVTYKRATHSDLESSSLNVSRQDCFHLTLDQALNFLRFKNRHCEPDKFLDFDVEIRPAPAANSQELREDSDS, from the exons ATGATGAAGATACTCCATCACAACCTCTGCAGGTGTTACGTAGACAAGCAGATGAGCCTCGACCTAGTGTGGCTGATATGCCCGGAACTAGCAGTGGAAATG TTTCACAACAAGCATCGCATTCACCTGGAACAGCCCGGAAGCAACAAGCTAAACTAGACCATGCGTTGTTCTGGTCTATCATCAATAACACACCAAGACCTTCAAATGTTGGAACCAGCCG TCCTAGGTTACCGTGTGACATGCCTGTGACGTACGTGTCGCGGCCGTCAGTCCCCTCCCGCTCCGACTTGCGGGAGTCGCGGCGAGCCGAGCGTACGACGTCCGCCGCGGACATACAGCGCATACTGGCCTTCAAGAAGCTCACCCGCAGTCTACAGGACTACACAGCCTACAAAACAGGTCTACATCCAACAACCTCACGGC gtTTGGGTAGCGGAGGGCCATCCCGCAGTCCGTTGTTCACTCCGTCGATGCCGACAGAGCCCTCCAGGTCCAGAACTCACTGCTGCATTCGTCCACAAGTTGGACGGATTTACAGGACTG tGAGCAGTACTTCTGAAGCAGTGAGTGGAGGTGATCCTCAGCCATCCCAAAGCCGTTACCGCACGCTGCCAGCTCGCTCCAGCGTCCCGTCAGACCTAGACACTAGTCCGACCGCGCCTGAACAAGACCACTTCGTCAATGTTGATCAATCTGATGAAG agGTAGAAGCTGTCCAAGACGCACCAGCAGCTCCAGAACAACCTGATGAGAATGAGAATAATGCTGATGAAGAAAATGTCCAAG CTCCAGCGCACGACACTGGCGGCGCTATAACCCTGGAAGAGGAGATCGTCGAGGTGGATGCTCCGGACGAGCCCGAGGTGGTGCCCGCCACGGACATCGAACCTGACGCCGCGGAGACACATGCTAACGACGACAACAACGCT TTGTTTGCTTCTCAGGTGGCCACAAACTCTGATGAGAACACTGAGGCTGCACAATCACAGTCCTCATTCCAAGGAGTCAAGAGGAAGAGGGATG cAAGTGATGAGAATGGAGAGCCCTTCTCTGTACAAGAGTTCAATCAA AGCCTGCTGCGTCTGCTGGAGTGCCCGGTGTGCCTGGAGTGGATGGAGCCCCCGATGTCGCAGTGCCGGCGGGGCCACTTAGTGTGTAGTAGGTGCCGCGCGCGCCTGGCGTCGTGCCCGGTGTGCCGCACGGCGTTCTCGTCCGTGCGCAACCGCGCCATGGAGGGCGTGGCCGACATGCTGCGCTACCCGTGCCGCCACGGCTGCGGCCGCGAGGTGCGCctgcgccgccgcgcgccgcacgAGGCCTCCTGCGGCGCGCGCCGCTACCACTGCCCCGCGCCGCCCTGCGCACGCCATCCCCCGCTGGCGCACCACGACCTCGCGCACCACTTCCAG TGTAAGCACTTGCCCATTTTGAAGATAGGAGCGAAGCACAAGTTCTCAATGAAGGTAAACTCGGAGCAGCACGACACATGGCTGATCATGGCGCTGGACCAGTTCTTCCACCTGCGCGTCGATGTTGATATCCGTACGTGGGGAGTCATCGTGTACGTCTCGTACATCGGGCCCAAGCGCAAGGctaaacattacatttatgag GTGTCCGTAGTGGGGCAGCACAACTCGCGAAGCGTGACGTACAAACGAGCCACACACAGCGACCTCGAGAGCTCGTCCCTAAACGTGAGCCGCCAGGACTGCTTCCACTTGACACTTGACCAGGCACTCAACTTCCTTCGCTTCAAGAATAGACACTGCGAGCCTGACAAGTTTTTAGATTTCGATGTCGAAATCAGACCAGCCCCAGCTGCCAACTCTCAGGAATTAAGAGAAGATTCTGATTCATAA
- the LOC118281700 gene encoding uncharacterized protein LOC118281700 isoform X1 — protein MGSRKENLKKSLGISEYPWSSDDEDTPSQPLQVLRRQADEPRPSVADMPGTSSGNDDAWWTDPTGSQPHQTSVSQQASHSPGTARKQQAKLDHALFWSIINNTPRPSNVGTSRPRLPCDMPVTYVSRPSVPSRSDLRESRRAERTTSAADIQRILAFKKLTRSLQDYTAYKTGLHPTTSRRLGSGGPSRSPLFTPSMPTEPSRSRTHCCIRPQVGRIYRTVSSTSEAVSGGDPQPSQSRYRTLPARSSVPSDLDTSPTAPEQDHFVNVDQSDEEVEAVQDAPAAPEQPDENENNADEENVQAPAHDTGGAITLEEEIVEVDAPDEPEVVPATDIEPDAAETHANDDNNALFASQVATNSDENTEAAQSQSSFQGVKRKRDASDENGEPFSVQEFNQSLLRLLECPVCLEWMEPPMSQCRRGHLVCSRCRARLASCPVCRTAFSSVRNRAMEGVADMLRYPCRHGCGREVRLRRRAPHEASCGARRYHCPAPPCARHPPLAHHDLAHHFQCKHLPILKIGAKHKFSMKVNSEQHDTWLIMALDQFFHLRVDVDIRTWGVIVYVSYIGPKRKAKHYIYEVSVVGQHNSRSVTYKRATHSDLESSSLNVSRQDCFHLTLDQALNFLRFKNRHCEPDKFLDFDVEIRPAPAANSQELREDSDS, from the exons ATGATGAAGATACTCCATCACAACCTCTGCAGGTGTTACGTAGACAAGCAGATGAGCCTCGACCTAGTGTGGCTGATATGCCCGGAACTAGCAGTGGAAATG ATGATGCATGGTGGACAGACCCAACCGGGAGTCAGCCCCACCAAACATCTG TTTCACAACAAGCATCGCATTCACCTGGAACAGCCCGGAAGCAACAAGCTAAACTAGACCATGCGTTGTTCTGGTCTATCATCAATAACACACCAAGACCTTCAAATGTTGGAACCAGCCG TCCTAGGTTACCGTGTGACATGCCTGTGACGTACGTGTCGCGGCCGTCAGTCCCCTCCCGCTCCGACTTGCGGGAGTCGCGGCGAGCCGAGCGTACGACGTCCGCCGCGGACATACAGCGCATACTGGCCTTCAAGAAGCTCACCCGCAGTCTACAGGACTACACAGCCTACAAAACAGGTCTACATCCAACAACCTCACGGC gtTTGGGTAGCGGAGGGCCATCCCGCAGTCCGTTGTTCACTCCGTCGATGCCGACAGAGCCCTCCAGGTCCAGAACTCACTGCTGCATTCGTCCACAAGTTGGACGGATTTACAGGACTG tGAGCAGTACTTCTGAAGCAGTGAGTGGAGGTGATCCTCAGCCATCCCAAAGCCGTTACCGCACGCTGCCAGCTCGCTCCAGCGTCCCGTCAGACCTAGACACTAGTCCGACCGCGCCTGAACAAGACCACTTCGTCAATGTTGATCAATCTGATGAAG agGTAGAAGCTGTCCAAGACGCACCAGCAGCTCCAGAACAACCTGATGAGAATGAGAATAATGCTGATGAAGAAAATGTCCAAG CTCCAGCGCACGACACTGGCGGCGCTATAACCCTGGAAGAGGAGATCGTCGAGGTGGATGCTCCGGACGAGCCCGAGGTGGTGCCCGCCACGGACATCGAACCTGACGCCGCGGAGACACATGCTAACGACGACAACAACGCT TTGTTTGCTTCTCAGGTGGCCACAAACTCTGATGAGAACACTGAGGCTGCACAATCACAGTCCTCATTCCAAGGAGTCAAGAGGAAGAGGGATG cAAGTGATGAGAATGGAGAGCCCTTCTCTGTACAAGAGTTCAATCAA AGCCTGCTGCGTCTGCTGGAGTGCCCGGTGTGCCTGGAGTGGATGGAGCCCCCGATGTCGCAGTGCCGGCGGGGCCACTTAGTGTGTAGTAGGTGCCGCGCGCGCCTGGCGTCGTGCCCGGTGTGCCGCACGGCGTTCTCGTCCGTGCGCAACCGCGCCATGGAGGGCGTGGCCGACATGCTGCGCTACCCGTGCCGCCACGGCTGCGGCCGCGAGGTGCGCctgcgccgccgcgcgccgcacgAGGCCTCCTGCGGCGCGCGCCGCTACCACTGCCCCGCGCCGCCCTGCGCACGCCATCCCCCGCTGGCGCACCACGACCTCGCGCACCACTTCCAG TGTAAGCACTTGCCCATTTTGAAGATAGGAGCGAAGCACAAGTTCTCAATGAAGGTAAACTCGGAGCAGCACGACACATGGCTGATCATGGCGCTGGACCAGTTCTTCCACCTGCGCGTCGATGTTGATATCCGTACGTGGGGAGTCATCGTGTACGTCTCGTACATCGGGCCCAAGCGCAAGGctaaacattacatttatgag GTGTCCGTAGTGGGGCAGCACAACTCGCGAAGCGTGACGTACAAACGAGCCACACACAGCGACCTCGAGAGCTCGTCCCTAAACGTGAGCCGCCAGGACTGCTTCCACTTGACACTTGACCAGGCACTCAACTTCCTTCGCTTCAAGAATAGACACTGCGAGCCTGACAAGTTTTTAGATTTCGATGTCGAAATCAGACCAGCCCCAGCTGCCAACTCTCAGGAATTAAGAGAAGATTCTGATTCATAA